The following proteins come from a genomic window of Frankia casuarinae:
- a CDS encoding IS701 family transposase: MTIPVSLAVLLEGFRPCFTAPSFRTFRALVVGMLATGGRRTVCGMLVGAGLSTLWPHDRAHRFFARAVWSPEKVGLALARLVVDRLVPAGPLHVVVDDTLFHRAGKKVWAVGWFHDGSAKGPDQVGFGNNWVIVGLVVPAPLLGRPVCLPVLARLVRKDTVSASRLWLAARAVEQLAGAFPARRVHVVADAAYAGDELRGLPASVTWTTRLRRDAALFAPAPPRTGRRGRPRLKGDRLPSLAQLAAAATFRPTAVTRYGRAGTVHTAVIRCLWYGVFGPRPVTVVLVRDTDRPGTYDLALVTTDTLTRPAELVARYAARWSIEVAIADAKQIFGVGQARNRLTAAVERTVPFGLTCQTLAFAWYLTTGHHHGDAADHRARTPWYTTKTRPCTADLAVKLRRVLITTQYQPTRPANPTDAEIHTLRLAWATTDSALAA; this comes from the coding sequence GTGACGATACCGGTTTCTCTGGCGGTGCTGCTGGAGGGTTTCCGGCCGTGTTTCACCGCGCCGTCGTTCCGGACGTTCCGGGCGCTCGTCGTGGGGATGCTCGCCACCGGCGGGCGGCGCACGGTGTGCGGGATGCTCGTCGGCGCGGGCCTGTCCACGCTGTGGCCGCACGACCGGGCGCACCGGTTTTTCGCGCGGGCGGTCTGGTCGCCGGAGAAGGTCGGCCTGGCGCTCGCCCGGCTCGTCGTCGACCGCCTCGTCCCGGCCGGGCCGCTGCACGTCGTCGTCGATGACACCCTGTTCCACCGGGCGGGGAAGAAGGTGTGGGCGGTGGGCTGGTTCCACGACGGATCCGCGAAGGGGCCAGACCAGGTCGGGTTCGGCAACAACTGGGTGATCGTCGGCCTCGTCGTGCCGGCGCCGCTGCTCGGCCGGCCGGTCTGCCTGCCGGTCCTGGCCCGCCTGGTCCGCAAGGACACCGTCTCGGCCTCGCGGCTCTGGCTGGCCGCCCGCGCGGTCGAACAGCTGGCCGGGGCGTTCCCCGCCCGCCGGGTCCACGTCGTCGCGGATGCCGCCTACGCCGGCGACGAGCTCAGGGGACTGCCGGCCTCGGTGACCTGGACGACCCGGCTCCGCCGCGACGCCGCCCTGTTCGCCCCCGCCCCACCCCGCACCGGGAGACGTGGCCGGCCCCGACTCAAGGGCGACCGGTTGCCCTCCCTCGCCCAGCTCGCCGCGGCCGCGACGTTCCGCCCGACGGCCGTGACCCGCTACGGCCGCGCCGGGACCGTGCACACGGCGGTCATCCGCTGCCTGTGGTACGGAGTGTTCGGCCCCCGCCCCGTCACCGTCGTCCTCGTCCGCGACACCGACCGGCCCGGGACCTACGACCTCGCGCTCGTCACGACCGACACCCTGACCAGGCCCGCCGAGCTCGTCGCCCGCTATGCGGCCCGCTGGTCGATCGAGGTCGCGATCGCGGACGCGAAGCAGATCTTCGGGGTCGGCCAGGCCCGCAACCGACTCACCGCCGCCGTCGAACGCACCGTCCCGTTCGGCCTGACCTGCCAGACCCTCGCCTTCGCCTGGTACCTCACCACCGGCCACCACCACGGCGACGCCGCCGACCACCGCGCCCGCACCCCCTGGTACACCACCAAGACCCGCCCCTGCACCGCCGACCTCGCCGTCAAGCTCCGCCGCGTCCTGATCACCACCCAATATCAGCCCACACGGCCCGCGAACCCGACCGACGCGGAAATCCACACCCTCCGCCTCGCCTGGGCCACCACCGACAGCGCCCTCGCGGCCTGA
- a CDS encoding MFS transporter gives MPTPHNRDRSALRILLTSMIGSAIEWYDFYLYSTASALVLGPLFFPKSSPQAQILAVFATYAAGFLARPIGGLLAGHLGDRVGRKSILVLTLGVMGMATFLVGLLPTSNQVGVLAPALLIVLRVLQGIGIGGEWGGGVLLAVENAPPGRGGWYSSWPLLGFPVGLALSTLTWTALAQLPRQELLSWGWRLPFLASVVLVGIGLYVRLGIAETPEFSQARAAGEVVRLPVAQVLREQPRHVLCGLLAALGVGSTVSLYSVFLLSTVATGGGRHDVALTALVISAALQCLSIPLFATLSDRIGRKPLMVFGYAVAAATTVPALLWFDSGNLLAVSAIYVMAISIGHGGCYGNLAAFLSELFPPTRRFSALAVTYQVGVTVASFLPLAATAIASGTRMTVDVALLFCGVATVAAIATSLAPQPFMPSTTTPVGDHVATVS, from the coding sequence TTGCCGACCCCCCATAACCGGGACCGGTCGGCGCTACGGATCCTGCTGACGAGCATGATCGGCAGCGCCATCGAATGGTACGACTTCTACCTGTACTCCACCGCGTCGGCGCTGGTACTGGGGCCGCTGTTCTTCCCTAAGAGCTCGCCTCAGGCCCAGATCCTGGCTGTGTTCGCGACCTACGCAGCCGGCTTTCTGGCCCGGCCAATCGGTGGCCTGCTTGCCGGACACCTCGGCGACCGGGTCGGGCGCAAGTCGATCCTGGTGCTGACTCTCGGCGTGATGGGGATGGCCACGTTTCTCGTCGGCCTGCTGCCTACCAGCAACCAGGTCGGGGTGCTGGCCCCCGCGCTGCTGATCGTGCTGCGCGTGTTGCAGGGGATCGGCATCGGCGGCGAGTGGGGCGGCGGGGTGCTGCTGGCGGTGGAGAACGCCCCACCGGGCCGGGGCGGATGGTACAGCAGCTGGCCGCTGCTGGGGTTCCCGGTCGGCCTCGCGTTGAGCACCCTCACCTGGACGGCGCTGGCCCAGCTGCCCAGGCAGGAGCTACTGTCCTGGGGCTGGCGTCTCCCGTTCCTGGCCTCTGTGGTGCTGGTGGGCATCGGACTGTACGTGCGACTGGGCATCGCCGAGACCCCTGAGTTCAGCCAGGCCAGGGCCGCGGGCGAGGTGGTGCGGCTACCGGTGGCACAGGTCCTGCGCGAGCAGCCGCGCCACGTGCTGTGCGGGCTACTGGCGGCGCTCGGAGTGGGCAGCACGGTCTCGCTCTACAGCGTCTTCCTGCTGTCCACCGTGGCCACAGGAGGTGGTCGCCACGATGTCGCGCTGACTGCACTGGTCATCAGCGCCGCGTTGCAGTGTCTCTCGATACCGCTGTTCGCCACACTGTCGGATCGGATCGGGCGCAAACCATTGATGGTGTTCGGTTACGCGGTCGCCGCAGCGACCACCGTCCCGGCGCTGCTGTGGTTCGACAGTGGAAACCTACTCGCGGTGAGCGCAATCTACGTCATGGCCATATCGATCGGGCACGGCGGCTGCTATGGTAATCTCGCGGCATTCCTCTCCGAGCTGTTCCCGCCTACCCGGCGATTCTCCGCGCTTGCGGTGACGTACCAAGTTGGTGTCACCGTCGCCAGCTTCCTCCCGTTGGCCGCCACAGCGATTGCCTCCGGCACGCGCATGACCGTCGATGTCGCACTGCTGTTCTGCGGTGTCGCCACCGTCGCCGCGATCGCGACTTCCCTGGCACCCCAACCTTTCATGCCATCCACCACCACCCCCGTAGGCGATCATGTAGCTACCGTGAGCTAA
- a CDS encoding LacI family DNA-binding transcriptional regulator produces MTIRTQATELAARLPAGPTVREREPVAGGRVTRDDVARLAGTSTAVVSYVVNGGPRPVAGATRARVLAAIEQLGYRPNALARGLSMRGVMLLGLVVPDAANPFFARLVHAVERAAARRGHLLLVGNTAFSPSAEEHYLDAFSRLSPAALIVVNSADTPGIRHVLSMLDCRVVLLHKRVIGFHGPLVIGDDYRGGWLAAEHLVGHGRKRPLCLSGPDRESPVADRERGFSAALRAAGAPVTSVLRSGFLRAEAMRATLAAIAGSYQPDAIFATTEEHAHGVLAAARAAGVRVPDDLAVLAMDGLPEGEFAAPPLSTVAVDIAGFADMAVNEALNPGPGDTRVTVFGVRLVPRLSCGCAPAPARTSTSTTDV; encoded by the coding sequence ATGACGATCAGGACTCAAGCCACTGAACTGGCCGCTCGGCTGCCGGCCGGCCCGACTGTGCGCGAGCGTGAGCCGGTGGCGGGCGGGCGGGTCACCCGCGACGACGTGGCGCGGTTGGCGGGCACCTCGACGGCAGTGGTCAGCTACGTGGTCAACGGTGGCCCGCGACCGGTCGCGGGCGCCACGAGGGCCAGAGTGCTAGCTGCGATTGAGCAACTGGGGTACCGGCCCAACGCCCTGGCCCGAGGGCTGAGCATGCGCGGGGTAATGCTGCTGGGGCTGGTGGTGCCCGACGCAGCCAACCCGTTCTTCGCACGGTTAGTCCACGCGGTCGAGCGGGCAGCGGCCCGCCGGGGACACCTGTTGCTGGTAGGCAACACGGCGTTTTCCCCTAGCGCGGAAGAGCACTACCTTGACGCATTCTCACGGCTCTCCCCCGCCGCGCTCATCGTAGTCAACTCCGCGGATACCCCCGGGATCCGACACGTCCTGTCGATGCTGGACTGCCGAGTGGTGCTGCTCCACAAGCGAGTCATCGGCTTCCACGGGCCGCTGGTCATCGGCGACGACTACCGAGGGGGCTGGCTGGCCGCCGAGCACCTGGTCGGCCATGGCCGTAAGAGGCCGCTGTGTCTGAGCGGTCCGGACCGGGAGTCCCCGGTGGCCGACCGCGAGCGGGGGTTCTCCGCCGCGCTGCGGGCTGCGGGCGCCCCCGTCACCTCGGTGCTGCGCAGCGGCTTCCTCCGTGCCGAGGCCATGCGCGCTACGCTGGCGGCCATAGCGGGCAGCTACCAGCCGGACGCGATCTTCGCTACCACCGAGGAGCATGCGCACGGGGTGCTCGCTGCGGCGCGGGCTGCGGGGGTGCGGGTGCCCGACGACCTGGCCGTGCTGGCCATGGACGGGCTACCGGAAGGTGAGTTCGCCGCGCCGCCGTTGTCGACCGTGGCGGTAGACATCGCGGGCTTCGCCGATATGGCGGTAAACGAGGCCCTGAACCCCGGACCGGGCGACACCCGGGTAACCGTCTTCGGCGTGCGGCTGGTTCCGCGTCTCAGCTGCGGGTGCGCCCCGGCGCCCGCTCGGACCAGTACGTCCACTACGGACGTCTGA
- a CDS encoding DUF6027 family protein, with protein sequence MSLDASSWTDAEGVPVVRLLRWRGEWSAEDPDANFRAEVADYTRLEPLTTVSTLASRLEIPVGALVRYVLARWATGGSAGLLELGPTMVRRMWEPVRTAEEADSDEHRLAAYHQLRQMLSWLKVPLDDPTVYPVAGE encoded by the coding sequence ATGAGTCTTGACGCATCCTCGTGGACCGACGCCGAGGGCGTGCCGGTGGTACGGCTGCTGCGCTGGCGCGGGGAGTGGTCCGCGGAAGACCCGGATGCCAACTTCCGTGCCGAGGTCGCCGACTACACCCGGCTCGAACCGCTGACCACGGTGAGCACCCTGGCGAGCAGGCTGGAGATCCCGGTCGGCGCGCTGGTGCGCTACGTGCTGGCGAGATGGGCCACCGGCGGCAGCGCGGGGCTACTGGAACTGGGGCCCACAATGGTGCGCAGGATGTGGGAGCCGGTACGCACCGCCGAGGAGGCCGACTCCGACGAACATCGGCTCGCCGCCTACCATCAGCTGCGGCAGATGCTCTCCTGGCTCAAGGTTCCCTTGGACGATCCAACGGTCTACCCGGTGGCCGGTGAGTGA
- a CDS encoding sulfatase, which yields MSQKSTSRKNVLLISLDTLRADVAYSGIFPTLRGLSESSVMFSQAISSSPLTPVSHATVLSGRQPPVHGVRHLFQESMNSEVTTLAEVLREQGYATGAVVASPGMNAWYGLGRGFDHYDDWVPPLADGGDALRVVDVELRGTAMKRAPMVTERALRWFERQGPRPVLLFAHYFDSHWPYEPPEDVGIPVRNPYEGEVAYMDRSVGHLLDGLVERGLVLEDTAVVLFSDHGEDLGGWYPDDHAGELGHPEERGHGTLLFDVTQRVPLIVRASWAGSPGTVVDSQVRLADVMSTILELVDVPAPETDGVSLVPMMKSGTTAEDLPAYCETFYRLELAKADPRWRHLKALTAVRKPDHKIIWERGTENVELYDLVNDPAERSPYGFFGQAPRRGSDES from the coding sequence ATGTCACAAAAGAGCACATCGCGCAAAAATGTTCTGCTTATTTCCCTGGACACGCTGCGCGCCGACGTCGCATACTCAGGAATCTTCCCGACGTTGCGCGGACTCAGCGAGTCCAGCGTCATGTTCAGTCAGGCGATATCCTCTTCACCGTTAACCCCGGTCAGCCATGCCACGGTGCTGTCGGGCAGGCAGCCACCGGTACACGGGGTGCGACACCTGTTCCAGGAATCGATGAACTCTGAGGTGACGACACTCGCCGAGGTGCTGCGAGAGCAGGGGTACGCCACCGGCGCGGTCGTCGCCTCACCTGGAATGAACGCCTGGTACGGTCTCGGCCGCGGCTTCGACCACTATGACGATTGGGTTCCCCCGTTGGCCGACGGTGGTGACGCGCTGCGGGTGGTCGACGTCGAACTGCGCGGCACCGCGATGAAGCGGGCGCCGATGGTCACCGAACGGGCGTTGCGGTGGTTCGAGCGCCAAGGGCCGAGGCCGGTGCTGCTGTTCGCGCACTATTTCGACTCCCACTGGCCCTATGAACCACCGGAGGACGTGGGCATTCCCGTGCGCAACCCTTACGAGGGCGAAGTCGCCTACATGGACCGCAGCGTCGGACACCTGCTCGACGGGCTGGTCGAGCGCGGCCTTGTCCTCGAGGACACCGCTGTCGTGCTGTTCTCCGACCACGGCGAGGACCTCGGCGGCTGGTACCCCGACGACCATGCGGGCGAGCTGGGCCATCCTGAGGAGCGTGGGCACGGCACCCTGCTGTTCGACGTGACCCAACGAGTCCCGCTGATCGTGCGTGCGTCGTGGGCAGGCTCGCCGGGCACTGTGGTGGACAGCCAGGTTCGGCTGGCCGACGTGATGAGCACAATCCTGGAACTAGTGGACGTTCCCGCGCCGGAGACCGACGGGGTGTCGCTGGTGCCAATGATGAAGTCGGGCACCACCGCCGAGGACCTGCCCGCCTACTGCGAGACGTTCTACCGGCTCGAACTCGCCAAGGCAGACCCGCGCTGGCGCCACCTCAAGGCGCTCACCGCGGTCCGCAAACCCGACCACAAGATCATCTGGGAACGCGGAACCGAGAACGTGGAGCTCTACGATCTGGTTAACGACCCGGCGGAACGCTCGCCCTACGGGTTCTTCGGCCAGGCCCCGCGAAGGGGTTCGGATGAGTCTTGA
- a CDS encoding cytochrome P450, producing MATLPDLGDADALRDWHTSFRAIREHQRMYWDDAVGAWLVTRHADVEMGLYDHRLSSQGPTSFMAQLSAEDLAKFADLQRFYESWMVFSNEPYHTVVRGSVQRVLTPRAVQKRQEAVRAAARSLLDRARAEVVDVNSDFARPLATAVISEVLGVPEQEWDNCSRWSHHIIDFISAPQPDASRAMAAAESYDQMCDYVYHLVEEHRRTGRDDSPMLAVADVGAHAVVGTFAQFMTGGCDPISAAIANAVATLLAHPDQMQRLERDRSLIPTAIEEFIRYESPFTLVPRVVTEPMTVAGQHLHEGSRVLFMLLAANRDPGVFERPDEVDVGRSPNPHLGFGKGSHYCIGAGLARLEMTESIEAIIDMAPNLELAGQVEWSSSLGLRSAVKLPVSVSR from the coding sequence ATGGCGACCCTACCCGACCTCGGTGATGCCGACGCCCTGCGGGACTGGCACACCTCCTTCCGTGCGATCCGCGAACACCAACGGATGTACTGGGATGACGCCGTCGGCGCGTGGCTGGTAACTCGGCACGCCGACGTCGAGATGGGCCTGTACGACCACCGGCTGTCCTCACAGGGCCCGACGTCATTCATGGCCCAACTGTCCGCCGAAGACCTGGCGAAATTCGCCGACCTGCAACGATTCTACGAAAGCTGGATGGTCTTCTCCAACGAGCCTTACCACACCGTTGTGCGCGGGTCGGTGCAACGCGTGCTGACCCCGAGAGCGGTGCAGAAACGCCAAGAGGCGGTCCGCGCCGCGGCGCGGTCACTGTTGGACCGGGCCAGAGCGGAGGTCGTCGACGTCAACAGCGACTTCGCCAGACCGCTGGCCACGGCGGTGATCTCGGAGGTGCTCGGTGTTCCAGAGCAGGAGTGGGACAACTGCTCCCGCTGGTCGCACCACATCATCGACTTCATCAGTGCGCCGCAGCCGGATGCGTCGCGGGCCATGGCTGCGGCGGAGTCCTACGACCAGATGTGCGACTATGTCTACCACCTGGTGGAGGAACATCGCCGCACCGGCCGCGACGACTCGCCGATGCTGGCCGTGGCCGACGTCGGCGCGCACGCGGTGGTGGGCACGTTCGCGCAGTTCATGACCGGCGGCTGCGACCCGATCTCGGCCGCGATCGCCAACGCGGTGGCCACGTTGCTCGCCCACCCCGACCAGATGCAGAGACTGGAGCGCGACCGCTCACTGATCCCGACCGCGATAGAGGAGTTCATCCGTTACGAGTCCCCATTCACCCTCGTGCCCAGAGTGGTGACCGAGCCGATGACCGTGGCCGGGCAGCACCTCCACGAAGGCTCTCGGGTACTGTTCATGCTGCTGGCCGCCAATCGCGACCCTGGTGTGTTTGAACGTCCGGACGAGGTGGACGTCGGCCGTTCACCCAATCCGCACCTGGGCTTCGGCAAAGGCAGCCATTACTGCATCGGCGCGGGCTTGGCCCGGCTGGAGATGACCGAGTCGATCGAGGCGATCAT